The following coding sequences are from one Ochotona princeps isolate mOchPri1 chromosome 8, mOchPri1.hap1, whole genome shotgun sequence window:
- the MTLN gene encoding mitoregulin yields the protein MADVSERTLQVSVLVAFASGVLVGWQANRLRRRYLDWRKRRLQDKLAVMQKKLDLA from the coding sequence ATGGCGGACGTGTCCGAGAGGACGCTGCAGGTGTCGGTGCTGGTGGCCTTCGCCTCGGGAGTGCTGGTGGGCTGGCAGGCAAACCGGCTGCGGAGACGCTACCTGGACTGGAGGAAGCGGCGGCTGCAGGACAAGCTGGCGGTGATGCAGAAGAAGCTGGACCTGGCCTGA